Proteins encoded together in one Triticum dicoccoides isolate Atlit2015 ecotype Zavitan chromosome 7B, WEW_v2.0, whole genome shotgun sequence window:
- the LOC119337021 gene encoding putative germin-like protein 2-2 has product MAIRVLLLAGALLVLACSHGATASDPSLLQDFCVADKTSPVHLNGLACKAAKEVVVEDFYFSGLHVAGNTTNKQGSTVTAVNVAQIGGLNTMGVSLVRIDYAPFGLNPPHTHPRSTEILTVLEGCLHVGFVTSNPENKHFDKVLNKGDVFVFPKGLVHYQYNNRTSNAVAIAALSSQNPGVITIANAVFGAEPSIPAGITTKAFQVEKSTVDWIQAQF; this is encoded by the exons ATGGCCATTCGAGTATTGCTCCTTGCAGGAGCTCTCCTGGTCCTTGCATGCTCGCATGGCGCCACGGCCTCCGACCCTAGCCTTCTCCAAGACTTCTGCGTTGCCGACAAGACTTCTCCAG TGCATCTCAACGGACTGGCTTGCAAAGCGGCGAAAGAGGTCGTCGTCGAGGACTTCTACTTCTCCGGTCTCCACGTGGCCGGCAATACAACCAACAAGCAGGGCTCTACGGTGACCGCCGTTAACGTCGCGCAGATCGGTGGGCTGAACACCATGGGCGTCTCCCTCGTCCGCATAGACTATGCGCCGTTTGGCCTCAACCCTCCCCACACCCACCCGCGTTCCACCGAGATTCTGACCGTGCTGGAGGGCTGCCTGCACGTCGGGTTCGTGACGTCGAACCCCGAGAACAAGCACTTTGACAAGGTTTTGAACAAGGGAGATGTGTTCGTGTTTCCTAAGGGCCTCGTCCATTACCAGTACAATAACAGGACGAGTAACGCGGTGGCCATTGCGGCGCTGAGCAGCCAGAACCCTGGAGTGATCACGATAGCCAACGCGGTGTTTGGAGCAGAGCCTTCCATCCCAGCTGGTATTACTACCAAAGCCTTCCAGGTTGAGAAGAGTACGGTGGATTGGATCCAAGCACAGTTCTAA